TGACTTTCATCGCTTCTTTCATCATTCCATTGTTCTATGTCATTATCATAAACATCATTTGTTCCATCATCATCTTGATCTAACCCAACTTCCGACTCTTGTTCTTGATTTGCTGCACGTGCTCTCTCTCTGGTGGCAATGATATCAGTAAATAAAGCATCGTAACGAAACCATATCAGCGAAAGGTCTTTGTTCCTAAATTTTTTGTATTTAGAATTCTCCTgtaaaaaagaatttaaaattacTCTAAGCAAACAAATGAAACTAACAATTAATAGagttatgaaataattatagAAAAGGGCAAGGAATGTACCTTAATTTTTTGCTCCCACCAATCATCATCtgcaataattatttttcttttgggaTCCCATCCTAAACCTGTCTCACCTCTCATCAACTGCTTAAAAAGAGTCCACTCTGCTTTCATGTGATCccaataattttttatttgttttctagTATATTCTAGTCTCGTCTTCTTATTGAACTCATTTACCATATTCTTCCATCCATCTTTAGACAAgtaagtgtttggcctatttccttttCTAACTTCTTGCTCACACAATTCAATGAATTTAATATGTGCATATTCGTCCCACTTAGCATTATGTCGTTCTCCCATAATTGAATGTTAACAATCTGAAGAGATTACAAGATTTAGCTATAAACGTACACATATAATAATATTTATGCACAactcaaaataaataaagttTAAAAGAACGCCTTCTTATTTTTGTATGTCACATACTTTTGAAGTATAAATAATATTCAATATTATAATGAGACCAACTGTCTTAAACTTCTAGTGACTAACAAAATAAGAGAAAGCATGTGTTGTTATATTTGAGCTTCAGAGGGTTGTAACTTCCAATAAATTTATGTTCCTACTCGACTCCTTCTTTCTCCTCATGAGTTGTGACCATGaataaatttcacaaacaagaaaCTTTATGTATAACTAAGTATCTTTCGTATTACATCCAAAATGTGTTTGCTGGTCTTCATCAATACATGAAGAAGGGGATACGTGTAGCCTACCTCCTTATAACATTAATAATATACTCAACTCTAAACAAGAAGTcatgagaaaaaaaaatacaagacaAGAAAATCCATGCGTAAAAGCGAAAGGCTGGCCTGTTTTGTACCGTCACTTTGATTACACGCAGAAAAATACTGCCCGAGAAATATAAATTTGACAAACAACAAATACTCAGTAAAGTTTAAAACATATGGGATGAAAGGGACAAAAGTAGCTTATGATTTGGACCCCAAAATCAAAAATTGGATTCATTCAGCTTTCAATTCTTTTCATCTTAGTCACATCTTGTCTTGATAGAAACACGTAGGAGGATTTGTACACATATCTTGATAGAgtgtttaaaatataaaaaaattacctGCAATTTGTCTGATAGTTGCAGAGAAGAACGAAAGAAGCACGTAAAGGAAGCAATGGCACGGCTGGAGAGGCAACAACTGTTTACATTTTATGAAGAACCGGGATAGAGTAAAACtatacgaagagttttgttttaaaaagaagtattttaggaATAGAATAGtcaatattttggtcaaacctaaagtgcttataagctgaaatttgataagttgggggagacTAACTTAATGGCTTATGGCTTAtggcttatttttggcttataagcgcttaacttataagcacttttaattttaccaaacgcgtagataagccaaaaagtgcttataagccagtttgaccagcttataagcttagccaaacaccctctaagtTATACCGGATACTATTTTTAATTCTAGAATAACTTATCTCAGGATTAGTAACCAAACAAAGGATAAGAAGGTACTAAATTTTTATTCCACGATTCTTCTTGCTTCTCCGTcgtaccaaatgaccccttattTTCATATCTTGTTTAACTTCTCTtccattttttctctcttctttagCTTTCTCTGTTAGATTAGCTATATGACAGATGTACCAAAGTTCAACGACGTCCACAGAACGTAACATTTGCTTTTGCAGATAATATTGTGGGTTGAAGACCTTCATAATAGATACAAAATCCTGATCGAAAATTTTAGGGTTATAACTTCCTAATTTGAGTAATTCAACCATGTTTAATTTGTGTATATATTGTAGGATAATGAGTATGTTAGGTGGCATGATTGGCACGCAACAAACCAAACTAGCACAATTATATCGCGGTTGGGGAGGCTCACTATTGATGCTGATACATCAAACTCACAAAGTAACGTGAAGTTTGAAGTACAATTTAggctcaaagaagaagaagacatggatCTTCTTAGAACGTTGTTGAATGAATCCGAACAAAGAAGAAATTACTTGAAAAATATGCTGAACGAAACTCAACAAGAGAGAAATCGACCGAAAGAACAATTGAATAAAGATGGAAAGCAGATGAATCGTCTAAGGCTAATGTGTAGTTTATTGGTATTATTTATtatcttgaaatattttattgttggttagaTTTATTTGTGCCGTTTTTATGTATGATATAGTATCCGTACAATAGTAGTAATCAtgatatatatttaatattttgtGCTTTGTATTGTGTTATATATTGTATTATGTGCATCGACTTttttacaacaacaaaaaaagtaTAGCGTGTTTATGCAAATATGTGGCATATATTTATTTGGGTAAGGTTGTTAGCTTCTATATTCAATTAACACAAACATAAATTTCTCAATTATATGAATTTTACTAATTTATAGGATAGAAGTACTCAATATCTTCATCTGATTGCTAATGTCAAACCCCAACTAGTCGATGTTATTCCTCAGCCAATTTGAGTAAGTAAAATCGCATACGTTTTAATAACATTTgtatttacccgaaaaacggatagagttgaatttatacgtagttctaaggatacgtggtatagcTTGGTACAAATCGaaaaagtaagtagaaatatatcgaatatcAACTATATAaaggaatgaaatacaaaccaaattgagTAGAGAATGATTTATAAACAAGCAAAATGCATCAATGTCCAAGCTCAAAAAAGGATAATCCCAACTATATACCAATATGATAATCTTTAGAATGTGAGTGTATCAATATTTGTTTTCTCTGAATGTTCCGTCCCCTATACAGAAATAATAGCCACTCTTTATATAGTGGAAGAACCTACTTTGGATgttattaaaaatacatagtggggattccatgatagattagttaattagtttttccTTAATTCCCGCCGATATTCTCTCCCCCAATGCACCTACAACGACTCtttgtctcttggctcgatctcgGTCGGTCTCGGTATTGGTCGATCTCTTtatctcgagctcgatattgactcgagctcgacgTCGATTCcagctcggtattgatcggtctggATCTCGAGCTCGATAACACCACttcacatcatagttcgatttgcatttgagctcgatattgacttcgagctcggtattgatcggtccctgAATCTTGAGCTCGATAACCTGGCTTCAGATCTCATCTTGATATTATGATGACGACCCTCGGTCCATCATGTCCTAATCTCGACTAATTACACGAAGGGCAaaatcgattttgaccgtatacagatagtcccctcgtttctcggaaggaatgtggcgagaaacgatatgaattttCAACGACATGACTAGATACACACTAATGTTTACATcgagcccgaccatgacgtacgtgCTAAATGTCCTGTCGGTTCAGTTACCGaggcattaaatgtgtgtcagatgatggtcggccactgctgataTTGAATCGTCATTATCATGCCTATAAATATTCAAACTTTTATTCACATCCAAACTTTTTACCCAAAAGTTTTTCCTCTACTCTTGTATATTCTTCAAAAATCCCTCTGCTTCATATACTTTACATCATGAACAAACCCAATTCTCTTTCCTTTATTTACCGATGGCGAAAATCTCCAAAATGGTGCCGCAGAAAGAGGCCGCTTCTTCATCGCGGCCTACCGGCGGCGAGGATGCGGTGGAGCCCCGCCCTGAGGAGTTCGTTCCGGTAGGGTGCTCGACTATCATTGATTTCAAAGTTGAAAAACCTTCTTCGGTGCAAGGCCGATATGAGCCGGTCTCGAGGTACCAGTGTTCAATCACCGAGAAAATTCTTGAAAAGGTAAAAAGGAATGCAACTGGGGCAACAAGCATGTGGTAGTCCCATCGCCCGAAGAatcaattactacccacgtgAAAAGATTCTTAAGTGTCTATACTTACCCGTTTACGTTGGGTCCATTAGATCCCGTTATCGTCGCTTTTTGTAAAAGATACGATGTGGCCcttggccaaattcatccttTATTTTGGAGAATAGCGATTCTTCTTTGATTCTTCTcaagcaaaatcgaggggtgtcttttcaccctcgatcaccttatacgcatttatagtccccgactctatcgaggagGGCTGATCAAGCTAGCTCGCCGAGCCACTAAAGCGccgttctcgagtatagacgaaACTCGTGATCGAGGTTGGATAGGCCGGTTTGTTCAAGTCAAAACCTCGGACTTGATTTCTGTCGCCGACATgccgtttcctgagaaatggaatatgagccGTGAGTATTTGCTTCCTTTCGAGTATTTTAATTTGGGACCGCCTTTCATTTCCTTGATCCATTCTTTTTTCTATTACAGCTGTGGCTCAGATGCCGGAACCGATCACGGACCTTAAACAATGGGTTGAAGGTCTCATACTACAGAGACCGTATTCTGAGCGTGCTTGGGTGGAActatcaaagggccgatgggaggcccgtagtCATGGTAAGTTTCTTTCTCAGTTTGTTTGTAGCTCGATCTTCTTCACTTACTCACCCTCCTTTCTTCCTTTGTAGGACTCGGGAAGGATGTTGTtatgaggcccccatctggtgaTGAAGAGGTCCCTGCCCCGAAGCAGGttaaagagaggaaaagaaaagatgCACCGAGTTCCCCGGTCTCGAACAAGAAAAACCTGGTGAAGAGAACTCGCAAACCCAAGGGGGGATCTGATATCATGCCTTTGGACTCGATCTGCCGATTAAGGGACGAGCCCGAAGAAGGATAAGAGGAGTTAGCCTGTGTGCGGGCCAATGTTGTGATACAACAATCCTTCGAATCGGCGGAGGTTAACAAGGGAGTTTGGTCGTGATTCCCGAATAAGGGAAAGCCGAGAATATTCAATCTCGAGCTGAGATGGTCGAGGGAGAGATCGAGGGCAGGACATCTCGAGCAAAAGATATCTCGAGGGACGAGCTCAGGATAGTCAATATTACTGGATCCCCTCAGATATCGGATGCTATGATCCGTGAGGCCAGCATGTTGGAAGGTCGATCCTACGAGGGCATTCAGGAGCCGACCGATATCCATGGTTTTCTGGATGGGATCGAGTCAGCTACCTCGGATGAGGTTATCGTGTTTGATGGATTACCGATACCAAAGAAAGCATCATATTCGGGCTCTACCGGGTCTTCATCAGTTCTAAAACTGGTGGACCGATTCCCGGCCCCGAGTGTTGATCTCAATCGCAGGCGGAGAGTAGTGCTCTCTGTCCCGGAAGATACCCGAATTTTCTATTCCCCCATGGGGGTtgccagttaccttcggtcctTGGTGATCGAAGAGgatcaatcagtgatgaatgcggtAGGACCCGCCTGCCTTTTCAACGAGGCATAgcatgctctgaatcgggtaacttcgatGGCATCTTTGTTGTTTCTCTTATATTTAGATATGTATTTAATTCTAACATTTTTCCTATGTTTGTAGGCTTTGGTGCTGCATCACGAGGCCTTCCTCCAAATCCGAGAGGAGCACGAGGCTGAGGTTCGGAAcctcactgagaagagtgactcttacaagcttcttagtgagaaaCTTCGAGCAGATTTGACAGCAGCTCGGGAAGAGCACGAGGAGATGGCTGAGCAGACATTCCGAATTTTGCATGATAGTGAAGATAAATTGGAGATAACCATTAACGATCCGATTCTGCAGGTTCGACAGAGGATCGGAGCAGATCGGATGGCTCAACTCACAGGTAGATGGGCTACGGGCCAAGGCGGAAGAATTTAAAAAGAATATGGATATCCTTGCCTTGAAAAAGGAAGTCGTTCAAGCTCAGTTAGAGTTGTCTGAGACCCAACTTCGATCTGTGAAAGAAAATGCCTCGGGGCTAATCGAGAGAATGAAGGAGATTCAACATTGGTTAGATTTGGCTATTTCTGATAAAGCAAGCTTGGCTGATGAACTTGAAGTGGACAGATCTGAGGTGATCGGGGCCAATAAAAGagttgatgctaaagtggcctagTTCAGGATCGATGTTGAGGTCAATCAAGCCAAAGCCAAGAGCATGGTCGAGCACGCTAAATGTCAGGCTCGGAGAGAAGCTCTCGAGAAGGTCAGTGCTCAGGGCTTCGATGTTGGGGCCGAGATCAAAATTTCCATGGCGGAGGAAAACAAAGCTCGAAGGCTGGCCTTCCTTGAGGAAGACTCCGATAGCTCGAGCAAATCTGAAGGTAGGGAAGATGTCAAGGACGCGACCTCCAATGAAGACCAAGCCATTTAGGATCTTAggtagttgttgttatttctTTTGAGGCTGCTTTCGGCCTTTGTAAAGAACTTCATTCGGGCCGAGTTGCCTTCGTAAAAGATTTGTATATAAAACCTTTTCCCCTTTATGGCTTTCTAATCTTTTGCCTTTTTGTTAATTTATACAAAGGTCAAAAATGCCTTAGCATTGAATAATTATTCGAAGGTCCAAGATTAAGATAGTAAACGCCGGTAGTAGGTATTGTACTCGGCCGTTTCTTAtaggcagtccccgagtgaatgtCCGAATTCGAACTGAGGTGGCCCCTAGGCTCGATGGATAGATGTCAAATGAAATGatttgctcaaatttgaaacagTGTAGCCTTTTTAAGTTTGATACGTAGTTCCCAGTTCTGGGCAATAGCTCGAACTTGAATCAATGTGGCCCTtgggcttaacggtcgagtgagaatgatttctccaACTCGAAGTGaaaaacagcccttaggctttatggtcgagtgagtgttcgcttcgaactcaaagtaagagcatcccttaagcttaatggtcgagtgagtgtttgctctaactcgaagtaatgtagtccTTAGGctttttgctcgaactcgaagtaatgtagaccttaagcttaatggtcgagtgagtgtttgcccgaactcgaagtaatatagcccttaggcttaatggtcgagtgagaatgatttctcgaactcgaattaatggcagcccttgggctcgatagatagtccccgagtgagaatggttgctcgaactcgagttagggCAGCCCTTatgctttatagtcgagtgaggatttgctcgaacttgaaataagaatagcccttaggcttagtggtcgaatgaggacttgctcaaactcgaaataagaatagccctaaggctttatggtcgagtgagtgtttgctcgaactcgaactgaGGTAGCCCTTAGGgtttttgctcgaactcgaagtaatgtagcccttaagcttaatggtcgagtgagtgtttgcccgaactcgaagtaatgtaggccttaggcttaatggtcgagtgagaatgatttctcgaactcgaattaatggcagcccttgggctcgatagatagtccccgagtgagaatggttgctcgaactcgaaattgaggtcggatttcgaaataaatcacTTAACCGGGCTCggtggtgaatgggtaatcgggtgttggtccgaacctcgggttttgagtaagcgagcccggggttgacttttgttgactttttaaaaaatgatcaaaatttaACCTCTTTCAttaatgggtagtttctaaagcttattttgaatcatttgatcaataatttactagatttggttggtttggaggcttgttcgaaaggcaaggccgTGGTTGTTTGATTGCATTGATTCGTGGAGTGAGGTAattgttgggtctaaccttggtttgagggaattaggaatccttgaa
This DNA window, taken from Nicotiana tabacum cultivar K326 chromosome 15, ASM71507v2, whole genome shotgun sequence, encodes the following:
- the LOC107767740 gene encoding uncharacterized protein LOC107767740, with the translated sequence MGERHNAKWDEYAHIKFIELCEQEVRKGNRPNTYLSKDGWKNMVNEFNKKTRLEYTRKQIKNYWDHMKAEWTLFKQLMRGETGLGWDPKRKIIIADDDWWEQKIKENSKYKKFRNKDLSLIWFRYDALFTDIIATRERARAANQEQESEVGLDQDDDGTNDVYDNDIEQWNDERSDESHDLQNMDSITFPEPSLRKRKSIDGSGSSSQVKKRKTKNNSLSLKEEIHSLIEFISNNNTSKSSEPTIEKCMDILENIPGILEGSDIFNCAVNLLTQKEMGHAFLKFSTDEARKSWLEYNHRRSFMPNNPSNPI